Proteins encoded together in one Lepus europaeus isolate LE1 chromosome 13, mLepTim1.pri, whole genome shotgun sequence window:
- the RNF181 gene encoding E3 ubiquitin-protein ligase RNF181, whose amino-acid sequence MASYFDEHNCEPLDPERETRTNMLLELARSLFNRMDFEDLGLVVDWDHHLPPPAAKAVVENLPRTVIRGSQAELKCPVCLLEFEEEETVIEMPCHHLFHANCILPWLSKTNSCPLCRHELPTDDDTYEEHRRDKARKQQQQHRLEYLHGAMYT is encoded by the exons ATGGCGTCCTATTTTGATGAACACAACTGCGAACCGTTGGACCCAGAACGGGAGACGCGAACCAACATGCTGTTGGAGCTCGCAAG GTCACTTTTCAATCGGATGGACTTTGAAGACTTGGGGTTGGTAGTAGATTGGGATCACCACCTGCCTCCACCAGCCGCCAAGGCTGTGGTCGAGAACCTCCCCAGGACAGTCATCAGGGGCTCTCAGGCTG AGCTCAAGTGCCCCGTGTGCCTTCTGGAATTTGAGGAGGAGGAGACTGTCATTGAGATGCCTTGCCACCACCTCTTCCACGCCAACTGCATTCTGCCCTGGCTGAGCAAG ACAAATTCCTGCCCCCTGTGCCGCCACGAGCTGCCCACTGATGATGACACTTACGAGGAGCACAGAAGAGATAAG GCtcgaaagcagcagcagcagcatcgaCTAGAGTACCTGCACGGAGCCATGTACACGTGA
- the VAMP5 gene encoding vesicle-associated membrane protein 5 isoform X3 — MAGKELERCQRQADEVTEIMLNNFDKVLERDGKLAELQQRSDQLLDMSSAFSKTTKIVAQKKRWENIRCRIYLGLVVAGGLLIILIVLLAVFLPQNSGDSTAPQAQDATTASGPGE, encoded by the exons GCAGGGAAAGAGTTGGAGCGATGCCAGCGGCAGGCCGACGAGGTGACAGAAATCATGCTCAACAACTTCGACAAGGTCCTGGAGCGCGATGGGAAGCTGGCAGAGCTACAGCAGCGTTCGGACCAACTGCTGGACATG AGCTCAGCCTTCAGCAAGACAACCAAGATCGTGGCCCAGAAGAAGCGCTGGGAGAATATCCGCTGCCGCATCTACTTGGGGCTGGTGGTGGCCGGTGGCCTGCTCATCATCCTGATTGTACTGCTGGCCGTCTTTCTCCCACAAAACAGTGGGGACAGTACTGCCCCACAAGCCCAGGATGCAACCACTGCCTCAGGacctggggaatga
- the VAMP5 gene encoding vesicle-associated membrane protein 5 isoform X2: MGASCSPDLGLGAQAGKELERCQRQADEVTEIMLNNFDKVLERDGKLAELQQRSDQLLDMSSAFSKTTKIVAQKKRWENIRCRIYLGLVVAGGLLIILIVLLAVFLPQNSGDSTAPQAQDATTASGPGE; the protein is encoded by the exons ATGGGGGCCTCATGCAGCCCTGACCTGGGGCTTGGTGCCCAGGCAGGGAAAGAGTTGGAGCGATGCCAGCGGCAGGCCGACGAGGTGACAGAAATCATGCTCAACAACTTCGACAAGGTCCTGGAGCGCGATGGGAAGCTGGCAGAGCTACAGCAGCGTTCGGACCAACTGCTGGACATG AGCTCAGCCTTCAGCAAGACAACCAAGATCGTGGCCCAGAAGAAGCGCTGGGAGAATATCCGCTGCCGCATCTACTTGGGGCTGGTGGTGGCCGGTGGCCTGCTCATCATCCTGATTGTACTGCTGGCCGTCTTTCTCCCACAAAACAGTGGGGACAGTACTGCCCCACAAGCCCAGGATGCAACCACTGCCTCAGGacctggggaatga